GCGGAAGGCGATCGAGAGCATGCGCGAGCGGATCGCCTGCACGGTCGGCTTCGCAAAGGTCATGTTAAAGGTCGTCGAGTACAGCGGCTGCATCTTGGGGTTGCGGCGGTCGTTGCAGATACAGATAATCGGTACCTGCGTCTTGCGGATCAGCGCATTGATCGCACCGACACcgccgcggtcgccgcccgacatgccgtcgacctcgtccaTAATAATCACGGTGCGGTCCGACACAGGGAGGTCGGACTTGACGCCGCACCAGCCCTGGATCGAGCGGTTGGAAATGgtgtcggcgagcgcagtcTCCAGCAGCTTCTTGCTGCGGGTATCGCTGGCGTTGAGCTCCAGCGCCTGGTAGCCCTCGAGCTTGCACACGAGGTGCACCGCGGTGGTCTTTCCGACGCCGGGCGGGCCCGAAATGAGCATCGCACGAAAGGTATTTGTCGCGTTCGGGCCCGGCTTCTTAAAGTTGGActggcgcgagcgcggccagTCGCGCAGCCACGCCTGGAGCTTCTCGACGTTGGACTTGTTTCCGACGAGCTCTTTCAGCTGCCGCGGGGCGTACTTGTTCGTCCACAGCTGGCCagtcggcgcgtcggtctGCGGCGCCATCTCTTTGGCGGCGGTCTGGATCTTCTTCTCCTCGTCCTTCATCTTTTGCACGACCTTGggatcgagcgcgtgggTGCCACGCTCGGCAATCAGCGCGAGGAAGCCATCCTCGGTAAGCGTCTTGAGCTTGTTCTTCTGGATCACTTCGAGCTTCTTGGCGCCTGCATTCTCACCGAGCACGACATACGACGTCTtggacgacggcgcggtcgTAACCTTGGCGCCGTACCGCTTCGCGAGGtccaccgcgtcgtcgcgcgagaGGCTCTGGAGCTCGCCGGTAAAGACGAGCGTCAGGCCGGCCAGGCAGTTGGGTTTTCCTTCAGGAATCGACTTCGATCCGGGAGCAGCAGGtccagcagcacgccgcgcggccgcctcgcgccacGCAGGGGCCGTCTTGGGGCGCTTCGAGGAGGCATCCCcgtcgggcgcctcgcgttTCATcgcgcctcgccaagctcCACCTCCACATTCCAGCATGGAAGCGCGGTCGGCGCTGGTGGTGGCCGtcacgccgcggcagccCTCGGTGTTTGcgggcgaggagctggaGTGTGTGATTACCTTTACGAATACGAATACGCTGAGGAGTGTGGACGAAGGGCGCGCGAATCCCGCCAAGGCGtacgcgcagcggcgcgtcgtctcGCATGCATTTTCGAGCACGAGCCAGgccaaggtcgacgaggtggcCGGGCGCCTGGGCAAGGTGGGGTTTGCAACAGACACCGCGCATGGCACGACACTTGGACGTGGCGTGCCACCCCGGCGGCACCGCAAGTTTGCGTCACGGTCCGAGCAGTGGCCCGACCGCAAAAGCCGGCTGCCTGCATCGCATCCCCACGCGCGTCAAAAGTCGGTCGTGGAGCACCAGGTCGAGGACCTGAGCCGCGCGTTTCAGCTGCAGGAaaaggaggaggaggatgAAGAGGAAGCGCCGCCACCGGTGCCCGAGTCGCCGATGCCGGACACCTACGGCGTCGGACAgacggccggcgtcgactcggccctgcgcgactcgctcaCGTCCTGgtcgcgcgagcaggccgaTGTGCTGCCGCCCGCGCGCAAATTGCACCCCAGCCCCTTGTTCCCGGACCCCTATGCACTGCCAGACGGCCACGAGAAGCTCATCTGGGCCTTTGCGCAGTTTGGCGGGACCATGGAGCTCGACCGCGCACTGGTGCGCCCGGCTGACTTTgaccagctgcgcctgcgcctctcgCGGGGCGAGCTTGCtccgagcacgccgcagaCGCCAGCGACACCAGgcgacacgccgcggctcgtcggcggcggcgagctgggGTACGATaccgaggtcgaggccggCTCGCTCGAGTTCGAGACGGGCTACTCGGACACGGACCTCAAGGCGGAGCACACGCCGTCGGTTGCCGCGCTCACCGCGCTCCTCTTTCGGTATGCGCGGTCGCCCACGCCGCAGAGTGGCGCtagtcgcgcgccgcatacgccgcggcacatgcgcagcggctcgaCGCTGTCTGATatgcgtgcgcgtgcgctcttttcgcggACACTGCCGACATACTCGACGCCGCCAACGATCCTCGGCATCGACATGGTCCTCGCGCCTGGCGAGTCGCGGTCGTGTACGTATTTCCGCTGACGCAGTCACCTTTCGCCTGCGCATTCCGCCCGACCTTCCGCCGTCGTTCCAcgggcacgcggcgcacttTGACTACTACATGACTGTCGGCACGAACCGCATCGATGGTGCTCTGCCCGGGACGCAGCAGTCGCGCCTCTTGCATGTCCCGATCCGTGTCTATAACCACGTCGGCCCGTctggcgccgcggcgtgttTCGACCTGCTGAATCCGATCGTCTCGCTGCAGCCCGAAGCCGAGGTCGCGTACGCGGATGCAGATGACCTGAGCGAGCGCGAAAAGACGGCCGCATTTGTGCGGCAGGTGCTCGATGGCGAcgcggcatcggcgacggcgctaCGCGGTGATACTATGGAGCACAGGTGCATGGACACGGTCAATgacctcgcgcgcaccgccggaaagggtacgtcgccgcACTAACGCAGTTTCGTACGATATCGCCAAGGACGGGCATGTGGCCGCAGTGCTGACCctcgctcgtgcacgcTACCGCCTCGGAGATgccgtgcaggcgctggtgcgcatGAACCTGCCCGGGGcacgcgtgcgcatcgtgcgcctcgccgcttCGCTCGAGTCGCACGAGGAGATCGATGCGAGTCTCGCGCTGCTTCCcggccagcgcacgcaAAAGCAGACGCGCCAGGTCTATGCGACCCACCACGAGTCGACGCTCGATACGCGCCAAACGAGCATTGTGCTCACGATTCCCtctggcgcgacgccggaatttgcgacgagcggcgtgaAGCTCAAGTGGACGCTGCGTGTGTCGCTCTTGACGCAGAccagcgcgctgcagagTGATCAGGGCTCGGTCGGCAtcgcgccggtgccgcacTGGGcgcccgagagcgacgcgtacgccgcCTTTCACACGGCGTtccagcgcacgccggcgcttgcgggggtcgtgcaggacgacgagaagcgcgtcgcgaccAAGCTCGAGATTGTCGAGTGCTCGGTGCCGATTGGCGTCTTGCCGAATAGCTCCAAGAGCCGGACGGTGCCGATCGAGTTGTACGCATAGCTACTTACAGTTCGTCGTGAAGCGACGTGGGGGTAGGAACGAAGGCATCCGACACGACCGACGACGctttgccgagcacgtcgcccacagcgctcggcgcgtggccgAGGGCGTGGACCGCGGACGCGGCCTTGCTGAGCAGGGGCTCGGCGGTAGTCGTGGGGGCAAGCACCTGGTCGAGCGAGACCGAGGCAGAGTGCAGcttggccgaggccgcgctgtACACTtcgggcgcgagcgtcgcggcggcagactcgagcgacgccgaggcgagaCTCAGGGCGGCCGCGGCTTTGCTCACATGGGCATCACGAGGGGAGGGGGTCGTTAGAGGGGAAGTGGCAGGGGCGGGGGTCGACGAGGTAGCGTCGAGCAACGTGGTGCTCGGCACTTGGATCGTGCTCgacacgtcgctcgacgagggcgcGACACTGGCAGCGCTTGTCGTAAATACGCTGGAGGAGGGCGGGGCATGTGCAGCGCTGGTGGCATCGGCCACGTCACGCGAGGCATCGCTGTACGTCGCATCGTCTCGCGAGGCATCATGAGACGCCGCCTCGTCATGCGAGGCaccgcgcgacgctgcctCGGCATCATCACTCGACGATGATGCGACACTGGCAGGATCAGAGGCACGCTCCTCCTTCGACAAGACACTAGCACTGGGCGTAGGCTCTCCTTTTGTACTCGACACACTGCCTCCCGCgtccgccgctgccgacgtGGCCGATACCGCATTGCTCGACGCACtgggctcggcgaggaacTCGGCAGACGAGGTAGCATCGCCCCCCGTAGACACACTCGTGGTCCGcatctcgcgctcctctGGACTCGCTGTTTGCTGCGCGCCACTCGAGCCCGTCACGGGCACCACCGACCCCACACGCGAGACGGCCTCGGGCATCGGCTCCGGCACAGGCTCCATGACGCTCTCCTGGGGCACGTCAGGCACaggcgccggtgcaggCTCCGGCGCCGCTTCCGGCGCGGCATCCGTATGCGAttccgcctcgccggccaGGACGCGGCTGGGCTCGTCtggcgcgggcgtcgcacGCTTGATGGTCTGTGCCGTAGACTGCGGCACGTCCATCGTACCCATCTTCCTGCGCGGCTTCTTGGccagcggcgaggcggccgtcgtggccgtgcgcacgggcaagtcgcgcagcgcatccgactcgagctccgcaaagcgcgcctcgagctccgcctgctcgcgctgggcAATTGCCGCCCGGCGTGCCTCGTCTTCCTGTGCTTCGCGCTGGCGGTGCGCCTCTTcttcctgcgcctcgcgcagctgacgcgcctcggcctcggcttgtgcctcggcgtcgcggaaCGCCTCGGCGTTCCGCCGGGCGTCGACGCCACGCATCGCGccacgcggccgcgtccaCGTCGACGGAGACGGAAGCGGCGTGTCCGGCATGccacgcgtcgcgtcggCGATCGGATCGTCACGGTGCACGCGCTTCCGCGGCGCTTCtgccggcgagcggcgcatagccgtcgcgaccgacgccgtGGCCGCGAGCGATGCGGCGGAGTGCGACATGCCTGGGATATGCTTCACAATGCCCGTGGCGCGCCATGCGAGGCCCAGGACCGAGAGGCCTTTGCTGATGACGCGCACATACAGAATGTAGGCGATGCACCCTACAAAGAAGGAGAGGgacgcgacgagcacgccgaggtccCAGAGCTCTTGGCGCTCCATCTGCTTGATCAGGTCGACCGagttgcgcagcagcgaccCGAATGACTGGTATGCCTCGGAGATCTGCGCGAGTCCTTCCGAGGACTCTTCGAGAAGCTGAGCAGAAAAGCCCGACTTTTCGAGTTCGGTCGACATCAGTGCGACggtgcgctggagcgcAGACGTCACTTCCTCGGATgctgcctcggcgcggtcgcccGACGCCTTTTTCGTGCGCTCCTTGGCATTCTGGGAGCCGAGttggagcgcatcgcgtgCCGCAttctcggcggcggcctggaCAGTGCGCTGGGCGCCCAGCAGGCATTTCCTGGCCTCCAAGCGGAGTGCATCGAGTGTTTTGCGGTcttcgcgcgcggcggcctcaATGGCAGCACACTCAGCAGGTGTACTGCcgtccggcgcctcgtcggcgacttggcgcaccagcgcgccgatcttggcgagcgtcgcatgGAGTTCCTGCTCGGTCTCGGCCAGCTCCGCAGGAGTGCGGCACTGGGAGATCTGTGCAAACTGCACGTCACGTACgtcgcgtacgcgccgcgctgcctggtcgcgcagcacgcgcacgtccctcggcagcacctcggccaTGGTCTGAAGGGGTCGCTTACTCAGCTGGCTCGACACGTGGAAGGGCGCCGAAGCTTAATTTTCATACAAGTGGTTTGGCTGGATCATTCTGGTTATTGCGGCTAGAGTGATTTCCGACGTTTTcgcacgccgtgctgcgAACAATGGCGTGCCAAAGGCCTACCCCCTGAACTGGAAGAAGGACGGGCTGGTCATTACTGGCGGACAGGGCGGTATCGGAAAAGCGTTTGTCGAGGTGCTTTCGCGCCGACATCAGGCGCGCATTGCGGACCGCGACCTTGCTCCGCCAACTTACATGGCTGCCAAGGACTGCGCGCCCCCTATTCCCTGGATCAAGATGGAGTGACACCCCCCACGTGCGCACGTTGATCGTTACGCCTACCAAGGTGCACACGCACCTGGGCGAGGGCGATGCGATGAAGGACAATGACAATTCTTTTCCACTCCCAAGGACCATACCGATTCGCTGCCCCTACCGACATAATCCCTACCTGTATAGAACGCCATCACTacgccgcgcacggggCACCTTCGGTATTCACGCGCTGTGCTGACTCAGCCGGTTCACTGCACGTGTATATCGGCCCCATAGTTTAATTAATGCCGAAGTGAGTAGAACGGTACCAGCCACTATGTCCTCGTCTGCCAACTTCCGCGAGCCGTTCTCTGTTGACACTGTCATCCGTGCACTGGACAAGGTGCCGTTCAGCCCTCCTTTCCTGGTGATCCTTCCTGTCCTTGCTCTCTtcctcgaccgccgcggAGAGTCCGTGCAGGATGTGATTAGCAATCTCCCCACGTTCGCTGCCTGGAAGGAGCTCCTGTTTGACCGCTACAAGTGGTTCGGCCGTGCAATGATCTTTATTGCGCTCAAGATGCTCTCGCGCTGTctctcgcgccgcgccgcgaaCAACGGCGTGCCGAAGGCCGACCCCCCGAACTGGAAGAAGGACGTGCTGGTCATCACTGGCGGCTCTGCCGGTATCGGCAAAGACATTGTCGAGTTGCTCTCGCGCCGTTACCAGGCGCGCATTGCCGTCCTCGACATTGCTCCGCCCACATATGTCGCTGCGAAGGAAGGCGACCCCCCGATCCTCTGGATCAAGACTGATGTGACaaagcgcgaggcgattGCGGCTGCGAACAAGAAGATCATCGAGACGTTTGGCGAGCCGCCGTCGTTTGTGGTCTCGTGCGCTGGTATTGCGATCGGCGGCCCCCTCCTTACCATCTCGCCCGAGTCGGTGATGAAGACCATCCAGATCAATGCCATTGCCAACATTCACATGGCGCAAGAGTTTGTGCCGAACATGGTCAAGCAAAACCACGGCCACTACGTCAcggtcgcgagctcggcctcgtaCTTTACCCCTGCCAACCTGTCGAGC
This is a stretch of genomic DNA from Malassezia japonica chromosome 3, complete sequence. It encodes these proteins:
- the RGP1 gene encoding Golgi membrane exchange factor (Ric1p-Rgp1p) subunit (EggNog:ENOG503NWFK; COG:S) — its product is MEARSALVVAVTPRQPSVFAGEELECVITFTNTNTLRSVDEGRANPAKAYAQRRVVSHAFSSTSQAKVDEVAGRLGKVGFATDTAHGTTLGRGVPPRRHRKFASRSEQWPDRKSRLPASHPHARQKSVVEHQVEDLSRAFQLQEKEEEDEEEAPPPVPESPMPDTYGVGQTAGVDSALRDSLTSWSREQADVLPPARKLHPSPLFPDPYALPDGHEKLIWAFAQFGGTMELDRALVRPADFDQLRLRLSRGELAPSTPQTPATPGDTPRLVGGGELGYDTEVEAGSLEFETGYSDTDLKAEHTPSVAALTALLFRYARSPTPQSGASRAPHTPRHMRSGSTLSDMRARALFSRTLPTYSTPPTILGIDMVLAPGESRSFTFRLRIPPDLPPSFHGHAAHFDYYMTVGTNRIDGALPGTQQSRLLHVPIRVYNHVGPSGAAACFDLLNPIVSLQPEAEVAYADADDLSEREKTAAFVRQVLDGDAASATALRGDTMEHRCMDTVNDLARTAGKVSYDIAKDGHVAAVLTLARARYRLGDAVQALVRMNLPGARVRIVRLAASLESHEEIDASLALLPGQRTQKQTRQVYATHHESTLDTRQTSIVLTIPSGATPEFATSGVKLKWTLRVSLLTQTSALQSDQGSVGIAPVPHWAPESDAYAAFHTAFQRTPALAGVVQDDEKRVATKLEIVECSVPIGVLPNSSKSRTVPIELYA
- the SEC20 gene encoding Protein transport protein sec20 (TransMembrane:1 (i205-227o); COG:U; EggNog:ENOG503NXYN); the encoded protein is MAEVLPRDVRVLRDQAARRVRDVRDVQFAQISQCRTPAELAETEQELHATLAKIGALVRQVADEAPDGSTPAECAAIEAAAREDRKTLDALRLEARKCLLGAQRTVQAAAENAARDALQLGSQNAKERTKKASGDRAEAASEEVTSALQRTVALMSTELEKSGFSAQLLEESSEGLAQISEAYQSFGSLLRNSVDLIKQMERQELWDLGVLVASLSFFVGCIAYILYVRVISKGLSVLGLAWRATGIVKHIPGMSHSAASLAATASVATAMRRSPAEAPRKRVHRDDPIADATRGMPDTPLPSPSTWTRPRGAMRGVDARRNAEAFRDAEAQAEAEARQLREAQEEEAHRQREAQEDEARRAAIAQREQAELEARFAELESDALRDLPVRTATTAASPLAKKPRRKMGTMDVPQSTAQTIKRATPAPDEPSRVLAGEAESHTDAAPEAAPEPAPAPVPDVPQESVMEPVPEPMPEAVSRVGSVVPVTGSSGAQQTASPEEREMRTTSVSTGGDATSSAEFLAEPSASSNAVSATSAAADAGGSVSSTKGEPTPSASVLSKEERASDPASVASSSSDDAEAASRGASHDEAASHDASRDDATYSDASRDVADATSAAHAPPSSSVFTTSAASVAPSSSDVSSTIQVPSTTLLDATSSTPAPATSPLTTPSPRDAHVSKAAAALSLASASLESAAATLAPEVYSAASAKLHSASVSLDQVLAPTTTAEPLLSKAASAVHALGHAPSAVGDVLGKASSVVSDAFVPTPTSLHDEL
- a CDS encoding uncharacterized protein (EggNog:ENOG503NUZA; COG:Q) encodes the protein MSSSANFREPFSVDTVIRALDKVPFSPPFLVILPVLALFLDRRGESVQDVISNLPTFAAWKELLFDRYKWFGRAMIFIALKMLSRCLSRRAANNGVPKADPPNWKKDVLVITGGSAGIGKDIVELLSRRYQARIAVLDIAPPTYVAAKEGDPPILWIKTDVTKREAIAAANKKIIETFGEPPSFVVSCAGIAIGGPLLTISPESVMKTIQINAIANIHMAQEFVPNMVKQNHGHYVTVASSASYFTPANLSSYCMSKAATLAFHEELRTELRVLYKAPRVRTSVVTPTKVRTLLGHVLKDNDNKFLNPTLEPIQVATAIVDAINSGLSQAISQPLTTKMLPFVRAMPDWYRALVEWIGNTDQVVTEENIALGLKSGYGKNWSEEDYKAILGEMDTNYNKKSA